From the Cucurbita pepo subsp. pepo cultivar mu-cu-16 chromosome LG05, ASM280686v2, whole genome shotgun sequence genome, one window contains:
- the LOC111794432 gene encoding uncharacterized protein LOC111794432 — MTSTVPPPSYAARHGVGGGFGEPENFGDQAMEFIKAAGEMAVEFGKGCRDIVVQSLGDKESYLVKTFGKGSYIEKRVRGPCEKVCAKLRFFNDYLPEDKDPFHVWMVILSVSVVVLAVLSLDAQRDDISISQIKKVYIHPPSARRVMLPDGRFLAYKEQGVPADRARFSMIAPHSFLSSRLAGMPGLKTSLLEEFGIRLLTYDLPGFGESDPHPQRNLESSAMDMSYLANALGVNDRFWVIGYSTGSMHAWAALRYIPDKLAGAAMFAPMVNPYDPSMNKEERRRTWEKWSRKRKFMYFLARRFPTILPLFYRNSFLSGKHDQIDKWLALSLGKRDRALVEDPLHEEFWQRDVEESIRQGNPKPFMEEAALLVSDWGFRLHDLRLEKRRVRSLIYWLKSLLGDVQEEFTGFLGPIHIWQGMDDMVVPPSITDYVHRILQGAAVHKLPYEGHFTYIYFCDECHRQIFTTLFGTPQGQLNNSHLDQTSFDCDTEDLEAQTDSDPTAD; from the exons ATGACTTCGACAGTGCCGCCGCCGTCGTATGCTGCTCGCCATGGAGTGGGAGGTGGTTTTGGTGAGCCGGAGAATTTTGGAGATCAAGCTATGGAGTTTATTAAGGCGGCTGGGGAAATGGCTGTGGAGTTTGGGAAGGGGTGTAGGGATATTGTGGTGCAGAGTTTGGGAGATAAGGAGTCGTATCTTGTGAAGACGTTTGGGAAGGGCTCGTACATTGAGAAGAGAGTTAGAGGGCCTTGTGAGAAGGTTTGTGCTAAATTGCGATTCTTCAATGATTACTTGCCCGAGGATAAGGATCCGTTTCATGTCTGGATGGTCATACTGTCCGTTTCCGTTGTTGTTTTGGCAG TTTTAAGTTTAGATGCTCAACGCGATGATATTTCCATCTCGCAAATTAAAAAGGTATACATACATCCTCCGAGCGCCAGGCGAGTAATGCTTCCCGACGGTAGATTCTTGGCATACAAGGAGCAAGGTGTTCCTGCGGACAGAGCTAGATTTTCAATGATAGCTCCTCAttctttcctctcttctcGGCTTGCAG GAATGCCTGGGCTTAAGACTTCACTGTTGGAAGAGTTTGGCATTCGCTTGTTGACATATGATCTCCCGGGCTTTGGCGAGAGTGATCCTCATCCTCAAAGAAACCTTGAATCTTCAGCAATGGACATGTCGTATTTAGCAAATGCTTTGGGCGTCAATGACAGATTTTGGGTAATAGGGTACTCGACAGGGAGCATGCATGCTTGGGCTGCTCTTAGATACATTCCTGATAAACTTGCAG GTGCAGCTATGTTTGCTCCAATGGTTAATCCCTATGATCCAAGTATGAACAAGGAGGAAAGACGTCGGACGTGGGAGAAATGGAGTAGAAAGCGGAAATTTATGTACTTCCTAGCTCGAAGGTTTCCTACCATTCTTCCTCTGTTTTACCGTAACAGCTTCCTGTCTGGGAAGCATGATCAGATTGATAAGTGGCTGGCATTGTCACTAGGAAAAAGG GATAGAGCTTTAGTGGAGGATCCTCTCCATGAAGAGTTCTGGCAAAGGGATGTAGAAGAATCAATCAGGCAAGGTAATCCAAAACCTTTCATGGAGGAAGCTGCATTACTTGTGTCAGATTGGGGTTTCAGGCTTCACGACCTCAGATTAGAGAAACGACGAGTAAGATCCTTGATTTATTGGCTCAAGTCATTGCTAGGTGATGTCCAAGAGGAATTCACAGGCTTCCTCGGTCCTATACACATATGGCAG GGGATGGATGATATGGTTGTTCCACCATCCATAACTGATTACGTGCATCGAATCCTACAAGGAGCTGCAGTTCATAAGCTCCCATATGAAGGCCATTTTACCTATATCTACTTTTGTGATGAATGCCATAGACAGATATTCACAACCCTCTTTGGAACCCCACAGGGCCAACTGAACAATTCTCATCTCGATCAGACTTCCTTCGATTGCGACACAGAAGATCTCGAAGCTCAAACCGACAGTGATCCTACTGCAGATTAA